In one window of Gymnogyps californianus isolate 813 chromosome 7, ASM1813914v2, whole genome shotgun sequence DNA:
- the LOC127018681 gene encoding helix-loop-helix protein 13-like — protein MEELCYSFEPEDSTPEFPFWDQADPNPQLDNFLPDYSSLAERAGGAELDSSPSPPGPAAAPPPPPGHLHQRHAANVRERKRMLNINSAFEQLRCHVPTFPYEKRLSKIDTLRLAIAYIALLGEILLSGCDPKSYVERCLKNGLQSQRQATWNTSDLTARLSWVKWD, from the exons ATGGAGGAACTTTGTTACAGCTTCGAGCCGGAAGACTCCACTCCTGAATTCCCCTTCTGGGACCAGGCAGATCCCAACCCTCAGCTGGACAACTTCCTACCGGACTACTCCTCCCTGGCAGA gcgggcggggggtgCTGAATTGGACAGCTCCCCATCGCCTccggggcccgccgccgccccgccgccgccgcccggccaCCTCCACCAGCGGCACGCCGCCAACGTCCGCGAGAGGAAGAGGATGCTCAACATCAACTCGGCCTTTGAGCAGCTCAGGTGCCACGTACCAACCTTCCCGTACGAGAAGCGCCTTTCCAAAATCGACACGCTCCGGCTGGCCATCGCCTACATCGCTCTCCTCGGCGAGATCCTCCTCTCCGGATGCGATCCCAAATCCTACGTGGAGCGGTGCCTGAAGAACGGTTTGCAAAGCCAGCGGCAGGCAACCTGGAATACAAGTG ATCTGACAGCCCGCCTGTCTTGGGTAAAGTGGGATTAA